A stretch of Babesia bigemina genome assembly Bbig001, chromosome : III DNA encodes these proteins:
- a CDS encoding phosphoglycerate mutase 1 family protein, putative, producing MYTVVFVRHGESEWNLANRFCGWADKALTETGKNEARECGKILKEANYKFGTLFTSVLKRAIVTAEIIMEVLGQSEIPTFRNWRLNERHYGALQGLNKAETVEKFTLDKVNIWRRSYNTPPPSCALDSEFYPGNDPMYADIPRDEIPNGESLEMCQKRVLPYWNETIIPQMKAGEPVLVVAHGNTIRALMKVIENITDEEITKINIPHGVPIVYNFSCDMKLVDKKFLMSEEELKAKMAEIANQVLKK from the exons ATGTACACCGTTGTCTTCGTCCGCCACG GCGAGAGCGAGTGGAACCTCGCCAACCGTTTCTGCGGCTGGGCCGACAAGGCCTTGACCGAAACCGGCAAGAACgaggctag GGAATGCGGCAAGATCCTCAAGGAAGCCAACTACAAGTTCGGCACACTCTTCACCTCTGTGCTGAAGCGCGCCATCGTCACCGCCGAGATCATCATGGAGGTCCTGGGCCAGAGCGAAATTCCCACCTTCCGCAACTGGCGTCTGAACGAGCGCCACTACGGTGCCCTCCAGGGACTCAACAAGGCCGAGACCGTCGAGAAGTTCACCCTGGACAAGGTCAACATCTGGAGGCGCTCCTACAACACCCCGCCGCCATCCTGCGCCCTTGACAGCGAGTTCTACCCCGGCAACGACCCGATGTACGCCGACATCCCCCGCGACGAGATCCCCAACGGCGAGAGCCTCGAGATGTGCCAGAAGCGTGTCCTTCCTTACTGGAACGAGACCATCATCCCGCAGATGAAGGCCGGAGAACCCGTCTTGGTTGTAG CTCACGGCAACACCATCCGCGCGCTTATGAAGGTCATTGAGAACATCACCGACGAGGAGATCACCAAGATCAACATCCCCCACGGCGTGCCCATCGTCTACAACTTCTCTTGCGACATGAAACTGGTGGACAAGAAGTTCTTGATGTCTGAGGAGGAGCTTAAG GCGAAGATGGCCGAGATCGCTAACCAGGTCCTCAAGAAGTAA
- a CDS encoding acetyltransferase, GNAT family protein, putative, with product MFDFLKRWRKPAETQQPRGLRRTASLRRINQSFLKIREIDTDDEGDVRKLLFDHFRSLTIPAMVYWVVQHVHDLVAIIVIMAFLLPIKSLLYFCVCFLVYLYIRARVEIERHIRWCCPDLESVFDTYRTTEGSNFWVGYFSKHEELGTATESNTEAAATPVYTRAEGGGDDNNEEREPALSGRTEPDTDASGTQPAGEGSAARHDSVPLKAPESESQPQLRLKRYNTMSESSVVLKDVLMPNCKENEILGCVGITPYRNKSTVAQMVRLVVSKKCRNMKVGSKLLNHLETFAMDFGYTEIRVYTNNLNTAYLQFLKQNGFVIQQIVRRGFMRGDLIIWNKTLSQPNDLLVTEMPLLRKVDASFIPE from the exons ATGTTCGACTTTCTGAAAAGGTGGCGCAAGCCCGCCGAAACCCAGCAGCCGCGGGGCCTTCGGCGGACTGCCTCGCTCAGgcggatcaaccagtcctTTCTCAAGATAAGGGAGATCGACACCGACGACGAGGGCGATGTGCGGAAGCTGCTGTTCGACCACTTCAGGTCGCTCACCATCCCGGCCATGGTGTACTGGGTCGTGCAGCACGTGCACGACCTGGTGGCCATCATCGTGATCATGGCCTTCCTGCTGCCGATAAAGAGCCTGCTGTATTTCTGCGTGTGCTTCCTCGTGTACCTGTACATCCGCGCGCGTGTCGAGATTGAGAGGCACATCAGGTGGTGCTGCCCTGACCTCGAGTCGGTTTTCGACACCTATCGCACGACCGAGGGATCCAACTTTTGGGTGGGCTACTTCTCCAAGCACGAGGAGCTGGGCACCGCGACGGAGTCCAACACGGAGGCCGCGGCAACGCCGGTGTACACGCGGGCTGAGGGGGGCGGCGACGACAACAACGAGGAGAGGGAGCCCGCCCTCAGCGGCAGGACGGAGCCAGACACCGACGCGAGCGGCACGCAGCCCGCCGGGGAGGGCAGCGCTGCGCGCCACGACTCCGTTCCGTTGAAAGCGCCGGAGTCCGAGAGCCAGCCGCAGCTCAGGCTCAAGAGGTACAATACCATGTCGGAGTCGTCCGTGGTTCTGAAGGACGTGCTGATGCCCAACTGCAAGGAGAATGAGATCCTGGGCTGCGTGGGCATAACGCCGTATCGGAACAAGTCCACGGTGGCGCAGATGGTCAGGCTGGTGGTGAGCAAGAAGTGCAGGAACATGAAGGTCGGCAGCAAGCTGCTCAACCACCTGGAGACCTTCGCCATGGATTTCGGTTACACCGAAATCAGGGTCTACACGAACAACCTCAACACTGCGTACCTGCAGTTCCTCAAACAGAACGGGTTCGTCATTCAGCAGATTGTGCGCCGGGGGTTCATGCGCGGCGACCTCATCATCTGGAACAAAACGCTGTCTCAGCCGAACGACCTCCTCGTGACAG AAATGCCGCTGCTCAGGAAGGTGGACGCGAGTTTCATCCCGGAGTGA
- a CDS encoding succinyl-CoA synthetase, alpha subunit family protein, putative, with protein sequence MVTRSIVRFLGNRAVYRRGPGRRTFSSGASVYVDKNTKIICQGLTGKQGSFHASECLKYYGTKFVGGVNPNKAGTMWRCNDDKHSLPVYATVSDAKKETGADATVIFVPPPRAAGSIVEAIEAEMPLIICITEGIPQHDMIKVKNMLKDPACKSTLIGPNCPGIIKPEECKIGIMPGHIHKRGSIGIVSRSGTLTYEAVTQTSSNGLGQSVCVGIGGDPFGGITFTDVLKKFVADPQTKGIMLIGEIGGSAEEDAAEWIKANPTDKPIVALIAGTCAPPGRRMGHAGAIVSGNTGTAVGKIKALQEAGVLVAETPALLGATMKQALAK encoded by the exons ATGGTCACGCGCTCAATCGTCAGATTTCTGGGCAACAGG GCCGTCTACCGACGCGGTCCTGGGCGGAGGACCTTCTCCTCCGGAGCGAGCGTCTACGTGGACAAAAACACCAAGATTATATGCCAGGGCCTCACCGGTAAACAG GGCTCCTTCCACGCCTCGGAATGCCTGAAGTACTACGGGACGAAGTTTGTGGGCGGCGTCAACCCGAACAAGGCCGGTACCATGTGGCGGTGTAACGACGACAAGCACTCGCTGCCCGTGTATGCCACCGTCAGCGACGCCAAGAAGGAGACGGGGGCCGACGCCACGGTCATATTcgtgccgccgccgcgcgcGGCAGGCTCGATCGTGGAGGCAATCGAGGCCGAGATGCCGCTCATCATCTGCATCACGGAGGGCATCCCGCAACACGACATGATCAAGGTCAAGAACATGCTCAAGGACCCCGCCTGCAAGTCGACGCTCATCGGCCCGAACTGCCCCGGCATCATCAAGCCCGAGGAGTGCAAGATCGGCATCATGCCGGGGCACATCCACAAGAGGGGCAGCATCGGCATCGTCAGCAGGAGTGGGACGCTCACGTACGAAGCTGTGACGCAAACAAGCAGCAACGGCCTCGGGCAGTCAGTGTGTGTGGGAATAGGAGGAGACCCGTTCGGCGGAATCACCTTCACCGACGTGCTGAAGAAGTTCGTGGCGGACCCGCAGACCAAGG GAATCATGCTCATTGGTGAgattggcggcagcgccgaGGAGGACGCGGCCGAGTGGATCAAGGCGAATCCGACAGACAAGCCAATAGTCGCTCTCATCGCAGGCACATGTGCACCGCCAGGGAGGAGGATGGGCCACGCCGGAGCTATAGTCAGCGGAAACACCGGAACGGCGGTCGGCAAGATCAAGGCGCTCCAGGAGGCCGGGGTCCTGGTCGCCGAAACGCCCGCACTACTAGGCGCTACCATGAAACAGGCGCTGGCAAAATGA
- a CDS encoding alpha/beta hydrolase fold domain containiing protein, putative — protein sequence MAAEQMTPYESRQMRRRRCRLMCLYGCLHACRLRDLVINNVAFKPPSRRGYAIDKYGTFLLKKGHGPHTGVSSTLGLYGIDLFHTFLRGARNQRISVIVMRHRPRSGDEEEDDEPRVREDRELIVFSHGNSTDIGYMFTAYVNLCKVHDVDLLAYDYSGYGLSDGSPGERVIYENIEAVYEYARRKLKVLPEHIVLYGNSLGSAPSCYLASMPEKYPIGGLVLDAPLASAIRLQVGHVAYTPKFDAFTNVEYLKTKSLYPTLIIHGTVDSVIPVQQARELAFVVEVRHAELMQKQDEQVTDLTESDDAGRLSPSDYGKRGYIELTRTPEDYLRTWWVPGAGHNNIQVDNMTTYNRNLDIFFKICRRWRNDRKLKMQR from the exons ATGGCGGCCGAGCAGATGACGCCGTACGAGTCGCGGCAAAtgcgccggcggcggtgccgGCTCATGTGCCTCTACGGCTGCCTCCACGCATG CCGATTGAGGGACCTGGTGATCAACAACGTGGCGTTTAAGCCGCCATCTAGGCGCGGATACGCCATAGACAAGTACGGAACGTTCCTTCTGAAGAAGGGCCACGGACCGCATACCGGCGTGAGCAGCACGCTAGGGCTGTACGGGATCGACCTGTTCCACACCTTCCTCCGGGGGGCGCGCAACCAGCGCATATCCGTGATCGTTATGCGCCACCGGCCCCGTTCcggcgacgaggaggaggacgacgagCCGCGCGTGAGGGAGGACCGGGAGCTCATCGTGTTCAGCCACGGCAACAGCACCGACATCGGCTACATGTTCACCGCGTACGTCAACCTGTGCAAGGTGCACGACGTCGACCTGCTCGCGTACGACTACAGCGGGTACGGGCTGTCGGACGGCAGCCCCGGCGAGCGCGTCATTTACGAGAACATCGAGGCCGTGTACGAGTACGCGCGGCGGAAGCTGAAGGTGCTGCCCGAGCACATCGTGCTCTACGGCAACTCGCTGGGCTCCGCGCCGTCGTGCTACCTCGCCAGCATGCCGGAGAAATACCCGATCGGAGGGCTGGTGCTCGACGCGCCCCTGGCCTCCGCAATCCGGCTGCAGGTGGGCCACGTCGCCTACACCCCCAAGTTCGACGCCTTCACGAACGTGGAGTACCTCAAGACCAAGAGCCTGTACCCGACGCTGATCATCCACGGCACTGTGGACAGCGTCATTCCGGTGCAGCAGGCGCGTGAGCTGGCGTTTGTCGTGGAGGTCCGTCACGCCGAGCTCATGCAGAAGCAGGACGAGCAGGTCACGGACCTCACAGAATCCGACGACGCCGGCCGCCTGAGCCCCAGCGACTACGGCAAGCGCGGGTACATCGAGCTGACACGAACTCCCGAGGACTACCTCCGCACGTGGTGGGTGCCGGGAGCGGGCCACAACAACATACAAGTCGACAACATGACGACGTACAATCGCAACTTGGATATCTTTTTCAAAATATGCAGGAGATGGAGAAACGACAGAAAACTTAAGATGCAGCGTTAG
- a CDS encoding heat shock protein 70 precursor, putative, with product MFAKNFVTAAVAVAAGLVLAHSRVAVADPASGKGKRGRDVSSHRAVEGPIIGIDLGTTYSCVGIYKNGRVEIITNEMGNRITPSYVSFVDDMTKVGEAAKSDATINYTNTIFDVKRLIGRKFNDKEVQNDMKLLPYTIVNKSGRPYIQIKDSNKTKDYAPEEISAMVLKKMKQIAENYLGKEVHKAIITVPAYFNDAQRQSTKDAGAIAGLEVVRIINEPTAAAIAYGIDRATVESNILVYDLGGGTFDVSVLMLDSGVFEVIGTAGDTHLGGEDFDRRVMDHFIKIFKKKHGVDIMQDKQAVQKLRKEVEAAKRTLSSTTETTIEIENLIDGIDFSETLTRAKFESLNEDLFVKTLDTVKDVLKTIQMSKSEIQKVVLIGGSTRIPKIRKMIEEFFGKEPDYGINPDEAVAYGAAMQGGVLSGESTHDVLLLDVCPLSLGIETVGGVMSVIIERNSLLPAHKSQIFSTSSDNQTTVTIQVYQGQRTMTKDNTHLGKFDLTGIPPAPRGVPQIEVTFDVDTNGILSVSAEEKGSGKKRNIVITPDKGRLSPEEIERMIKDAEANAEKDKEIFEKVQSRQALEVYLDSMKKTVQDKDKLGQKIEEDDKDIILKAIAEAETWILQHPDADAEENTDKQREVEAVCNPIISKLYSSGEQADDSGYSDEL from the coding sequence ATGTTCGCCAAAAACTTCGTCACGGCGGCCGTGGCCGTTGCCGCAGGTCTGGTCCTGGCACACAGCCGCGTGGCCGTTGCCGACCCCGCGTCCGGAAAGGGTAAGCGAGGGCGCGACGTCAGCTCACACCGTGCAGTCGAGGGACCCATCATCGGTATCGACCTGGGTACCACCTACAGCTGTGTAGGTATCTACAAGAACGGCAGGGTGGAGATCATCACCAACGAGATGGGTAACCGTATCACCCCCTCGTACGTCTCCTTCGTGGACGACATGACGAAGGTGGGAGAGGCCGCCAAGAGCGACGCGACCATCAACTACACGAACACGATCTTCGACGTCAAGAGGCTCATTGGGCGCAAGTTCAACGACAAGGAGGTGCAGAACGACATGAAGCTGCTACCGTACACCATCGTGAACAAGAGCGGGAGGCCGTACATCCAGATCAAGGACAGCAACAAGACCAAGGACTACGCACCCGAGGAGATCAGCGCCATGGTGCTGAAGAAGATGAAGCAGATCGCGGAGAACTACCTCGGCAAGGAGGTGCACAAGGCCATCATCACCGTGCCCGCGTACTTCAACGACGCCCAGCGTCAGTCCACCAAGGACGCCGGTGCCATCGCCGGGCTGGAGGTGGTGCGCATCATCAACGagcccaccgccgccgccatcgccTACGGTATCGACCGCGCCACCGTGGAATCTAACATTTTGGTGTACGATCTCGGAGGTGGTACCTTCGATGTGTCTGTGCTGATGTTGGACTCCGGTGTGTTCGAGGTCATCGGTACCGCCGGTGACACCCACCTGGGTGGTGAGGACTTCGACAGGCGTGTGATGGACCACTTCATCAAGATCTTCAAGAAGAAGCACGGCGTGGACATCATGCAGGACAAGCAGGCCGTGCAGAAGCTGCGCAAGGAGGTCGAGGCCGCCAAGCGTACCCTGTCGTCCACCACCGAGACGACCATCGAGATCGAGAACCTCATCGACGGCATCGACTTCAGTGAGACCCTCACGAGGGCGAAGTTCGAGAGCCTCAACGAGGACCTGTTCGTGAAGACCCTCGACACCGTGAAGGACGTGCTCAAGACCATCCAGATGTCCAAGAGCGAGATCCAGAAGGTCGTGCTCATCGGAGGTTCGACCCGTATCCCCAAGATCAGGAAGATGATCGAGGAGTTCTTCGGCAAGGAGCCCGACTACGGAATCAACCCCGACGAGGCCGTCGCTTACGGTGCCGCCATGCAGGGTGGTGTGCTATCTGGCGAGTCTACGCACGATGTGCTGTTGCTAGATGTGTGCCCACTTTCGCTCGGTATCGAGACCGTGGGAGGCGTTATGTCCGTGATTATCGAGAGGAACTCGCTGCTGCCCGCCCACAAGTCGCAGATcttctccacctcctccgACAACCAGACCACCGTCACCATCCAGGTGTACCAGGGTCAGCGTACCATGACGAAGGACAACACCCACTTGGGCAAGTTCGACCTCACCGGAATCCCTCCGGCACCTAGGGGCGTCCCCCAGATCGAGGTCACCTTCGACGTCGACACcaacggtatcctcagcgTGTCCGCCGAGGAGAAGGGCAGTGGGAAGAAGCGCAACATCGTCATCACCCCCGACAAGGGCCGCCTCTCGCCCGAGGAAATCGAGCGCATGATCAAGGACGCCGAGGCCAACGCCGAGAAGGACAAGGAGATTTTCGAGAAGGTTCAGAGCAGGCAGGCGCTCGAGGTCTACCTCGACTCGATGAAGAAGACGGTGCAAGACAAGGACAAGCTCGGGCAGAAGATTGAGGAGGACGACAAGGACATCATCCTCAAGGCGATCGCCGAGGCCGAGACGTGGATTCTGCAACACCCCGACGCTGACGCCGAGGAGAACACCGACAAGCAGCGCGAGGTCGAGGCTGTCTGCAACCCCATCATCAGCAAGCTTTACAGTTCCGGAGAGCAGGCTGATGACAGCGGTTACAGCGACGAGCTCTGA
- a CDS encoding casein kinase II, alpha chain (CK II), putative, whose product MKLAGRGWRICLGWNFLCSGFPKGVPPRPENSEDIYALPQPYLRDNQMQQEEQPVVTVVALQEDSGPGARSDIHPEQPTMDVDTDKRSTYPNVDLPIILPKYYADVNTKKGPDYWDYENITLMWNVPNNYEIVRKIGRGKYSEVFEGTNVLTKERIVIKILKPLKKKKIKREIKILQNLSGGPNIIKLLDIVKDPQSRTPSLIFEYVNNTDFKILYPMLSLADIKYYMYQLLKAVDYAHSQGIMHRDVKPHNVMIDHEKRELRLIDWGLAEFYHPEQEYNVRVASRYYKGPELLVDMKLYDYSLDIWSIGCMLAGMIFKKEPFFYGHDNYDQLVKIAKVLGTDDLHAYFEKYGLKMAPVYEEILGTYPRKPWSKFINAENQHLCVPEAIDLLDKMLVYDHTMRITPKDAMLHPFFKGVAEE is encoded by the coding sequence ATGAAATTAGCTGGGAGGGGCTGGAGAATATGTCTGGGTTGGAACTTTTTATGCTCGGGATTCCCCAAGGGTGTGCCACCTAGGCCAGAGAACTCCGAGGATATATACGCCCTCCCGCAGCCCTATTTACGCGACAATCAAATGCAGCAAGAAGAGCAACCAGTGGTGACCGTCGTTGCACTGCAAGAGGATAGCGGCCCGGGCGCGCGGAGCGACATCCACCCAGAACAACCTACAATGGACGTAGACACGGATAAACGGTCTACGTATCCCAATGTGGACTTGCCAATTATTCTCCCCAAATACTACGCCGATGTCAACACTAAGAAGGGCCCAGATTACTGGGACTACGAGAACATCACGCTTATGTGGAACGTCCCTAACAACTACGAGATCGTGCGCAAAATCGGCAGGGGGAAGTACAGCGAGGTGTTTGAGGgcaccaacgtgctcacgAAGGAGAGGATCGTAATAAAGATCCTCAAACCGCtcaagaagaagaagatcAAGCGTGAAATCAAGATTCTGCAGAACCTCAGCGGGGGCCCCAACATCatcaagctgctggacatcGTTAAGGACCCGCAGAGCAGGACTCCGTCGCTGATTTTCGAGTATGTCAACAACACTGATTTCAAGATTCTGTACCCGATGTTGTCCCTGGCCGACATCAAGTACTACATGTACCAGCTGCTAAAGGCGGTCGACTACGCGCACAGCCAGGGTATCATGCACCGGGACGTCAAGCCGCACAACGTCATGATAGACCACGAAAAGCGCGAGTTGAGGCTCATCGACTGGGGCCTCGCGGAGTTCTACCACCCGGAGCAGGAGTACAACGTCAGGGTGGCGAGCAGGTACTACAAGGGcccggagctgcttgtGGACATGAAGCTCTACGACTACAGCCTGGACATCTGGAGCATCGGCTGTATGCTGGCGGGCATGATTTTCAAAAAGGAGCCCTTCTTCTACGGGCACGACAACTACGACCAGCTCGTCAAAATCGCCAAGGTCCTCGGAACCGACGACCTGCACGCCTACTTCGAGAAGTACGGACTGAAAATGGCGCCCGTGTACGAAGAGATTCTCGGCACATACCCCCGCAAACCCTGGTCGAAGTTCATCAATGCGGAGAACCAGCACCTCTGCGTCCCGGAGGCCATCGACCTGCTCGACAAAATGTTAGTCTACGATCACACGATGCGGATCACACCCAAAGATGCCATGCTCCACCCATTCTTCAAGGGGGTCGCCGAAGAGTAA
- a CDS encoding dnaJ domain containing protein, putative, with translation MESGVRKTRIPCRGRVLFIAIWCLARVSLVGAKDYYRLLGVSRNATDAEIAKAYRLKAKQLHPDVAPGKEEEFKDINTAYEVLKDAEKRQLYDTYGEAGLNGGGAQTQGHQGYDFFRQGGHGHHGKHSGFTFDMNGGFFEDIFENFAFGGGRQHYGGSHGHHGGRGAGGGGGQRMFKGTLVEDVDAAGFKASMSTIRTLNLYVFYMDDCPHCRDAKQPISDFATKFQGAIRVYAVNCNRHNDVCVRNRVEKVPQIVAFAEPNKPVFYDKRTYAEQLDAFVSQALPAEFTIITNRMDLDEFVFQESKLLKVVAIIKRGVYLTKLKALAKDLRDKVTFAFIRGSNKEMVQVFGTRGATTTGVLIPVEDPETLTGKTIDMGALGYHDVVLRLNLAQFEAKRSQGVHGNDTNYSQLTARKMANGECTASDNQFCFVFVKYGKSSEDEIHEALRGLARKYGNDPIKVRFVNAQEEARFVEAFGMSPSCPFYQNCAKLVAYRGKRRKYEILDGGLTVENVEQFINNVISGALTLKQTLTHVPTVNDPNQHDEL, from the exons ATGGAAAGCGGTGTCCGAAAGACGCGGATACCTTGTCGAGGCAGAGTCCTTTTCATCGCAATCTGGTGTTTGGCGCGGGTGTCGCTCGTCGGCGCGAAGGACTACTACCGCCTGCTGGGTGTCTCGAGGAACGCCACCGATGCCGAGATCGCCAAGGCGTACCGCCTCAAGGCCAAGCAGCTACACCCCGATGTCGCGCCCGGGAAGGAGGAGGAGTTCAAGGACATCAACACCGCCTACGAGGTGCTCAAGGACGCCGAGAAGCGCCAGCTGTACGACACGTACGGCGAGGCTGGGCTGAACGGCGGGGGCGCGCAGACCCAGGGTCACCAGGGCTACGACTTCTTCCGGCAGGGCGGCCACGGCCACCACGGGAAGCACTCGGGCTTCACGTTTGACATGAACGGCGGTTTTTTCGAGGACATCTTCGAGAACTTCGCTTTCGGCGGCGGCAGGCAGCACTACGGCGGGTCGCATGGCCACCACG GTGGAAGgggcgccggcggcggcgggggCCAGCGCATGTTCAAAGGGACTCTGGTGGAGGACGTGGACGCCGCCGGGTTCAAAGCCAGCATGTCTACCATCCGCACCTTGAACCTGTACGTGTTCTACATGGACGACTGCCCCCACTGCAGGGACGCGAAGCAACCCATCTCCGATTTCGCGACCAAGTTCCAGGGCGCCATCCGCGTCTACGCCGTCAACTGCAATAGGCACAACGACGTTTGCGTGAGGAACCGGGTGGAAAAGGTGCCGCAGATCGTGGCGTTCGCCGAGCCGAACAAGCCGGTGTTCTACGACAAGCGTACCTACgccgagcagctggacgcgtTCGTCAGCCAGGCGCTGCCCGCCGAATTCACTATAATCACGAACAGGATGGATCTCGACGAGTTCGTGTTCCAGGAGAGCAAGTTGCTCAAGGTGGTGGCCATCATCAAGAGGGGCGTGTACCTCACCAAACTGAAGGCGCTGGCCAAGGACCTCAGGGACAAGGTGACCTTCGCGTTCATTCGCGGCAGCAACAAGGAGATGGTGCAGGTGTTCGGCACCAGGGGCGCGACAACAACGGGCGTGCTCATTCCTGTGGAAGACCCGGAGACGCTCACCG GCAAAACCATAGACATGGGCGCTTTGGGTTACCACGATGTAGTGCTAAGGCTGAACCTCGCCCAGTTCGAGGCCAAACGGAGCCAGGGCGTGCACGGCAACGACACGAATTACTCGCAGCTCACCGCGCGCAAAATGGCGAACGGCGAGTGCACTGCCAGCGACAACCAGTTCTGCTTCGTCTTCGTGAAGTACGGCAAGAGCAGCGAGGATGAGATACACGAGGCGCTGCGGGGTCTCGCCAGAAAGTACGGCAACGACCCGATCAAGGTCAGATTCGTGAACGCGCAGGAAGAG GCGCGATTCGTCGAGGCTTTCGGGATGTCGCCGTCGTGTCCGTTCTACCAGAACTGTGCGAAGCTGGTCGCATACAGGGGTAAACGCAGGAAGTACGAG ATTTTGGACGGCGGACTGACCGTGGAGAACGTGGAGCAGTTCATCAACAACGTCATCTCAGGCGCGCTGACACTCAAACAGACGCTTACACACGTGCCTACGGTCAACGACCCGAACCAGCACGACGAACTCTAA